One Staphylococcus simiae genomic region harbors:
- a CDS encoding undecaprenyl-diphosphate phosphatase — translation MFIIELIKGIILGVVEGLTEFAPVSSTGHMILVDDMWLKSSQFLGTQSAFTFKIVIQLGSVFAAAWVFRERFLEILHIGKHKHVEDISQQPKRSKPKRLNLLHVLVGMIPAGILGLLFDDFIEEHLFSVPTVMVGLLIGAIYMIIADKYSATVKHQQTVDQINYFQAFVIGISQAVAMWPGFSRSGSTISTGVLMKLNHKAASDFTFIMAVPIMLAASGLSLLKHFRDIQLVDIPFYIVGFLAAFTVGLIAIKTFLHLINKIKLVPFAIYRIILVIIIAILYFGFGIGKHI, via the coding sequence ATGTTCATTATTGAGTTAATTAAAGGAATCATTTTAGGCGTCGTTGAAGGTTTAACCGAGTTTGCTCCTGTATCCTCAACTGGCCATATGATTCTAGTTGATGATATGTGGTTAAAATCATCACAATTTTTAGGAACTCAGTCAGCATTTACATTTAAAATTGTTATTCAATTAGGTTCTGTTTTTGCTGCAGCATGGGTTTTTCGTGAACGTTTCTTAGAAATATTGCATATAGGTAAACATAAACATGTTGAAGATATCTCTCAACAACCTAAACGTTCTAAACCTAAACGTTTAAATTTATTACATGTCTTAGTGGGTATGATTCCTGCAGGTATTTTAGGTTTATTATTCGATGATTTTATTGAAGAGCATTTATTTAGTGTACCAACAGTAATGGTAGGTTTATTAATTGGTGCTATCTATATGATTATCGCCGATAAATATTCAGCGACGGTCAAACACCAACAAACTGTCGATCAAATTAACTATTTCCAAGCATTTGTTATTGGTATCTCTCAAGCAGTAGCAATGTGGCCTGGCTTCAGTCGTTCTGGTTCAACTATTTCAACTGGTGTCTTAATGAAATTAAATCACAAAGCAGCATCAGATTTTACATTTATCATGGCTGTCCCAATTATGCTTGCTGCAAGCGGTCTATCACTATTAAAACACTTTAGAGATATACAACTTGTGGATATTCCATTTTATATCGTTGGGTTTTTAGCAGCATTTACAGTTGGCTTAATTGCCATTAAAACTTTCTTACACTTAATTAACAAAATTAAATTAGTACCTTTTGCAATTTATAGAATTATCTTAGTTATCATTATTGCAATCCTATACTTCGGCTTTGGTATTGGTAAACACATTTAA
- a CDS encoding ABC transporter ATP-binding protein/permease → MKKLTALALKYKIYPILMFIMSICLGITVISQNILIADFLSAMLNRHYDGLMHILCIIVIVLILRAVIQHLNQRIGDKLAYKVKLLLRKQMISIHNKYPIGEQMAMLTENIDGMGPFYRSYLPQVFKSMMVPFIIIVTMLFIHLNTAIIMIVTAPFIPLFYIIFGLKTRDDSKDQMTYLNQFSQRFLNVAKGLITLKLFNRTEQTEHNIYEDSTKFRDITMKILRSAFLSGLMLEFISMLGIGLVALEATLSLVVFKTIDFRTAAIAIILAPEFYNAIKDLGQAFHTGKQSEGSSDVVFEYIAQQQQLEQSQTIMNPQQQAIISFKNVSFAYESHHNVLKHINLAVYKGDHIAVVGPSGAGKTTLIQLLTGRLQPTNGRISFQHELTIGTLSQHPHIFRASIKDNITMFRQIEDQVVERVLAEVGLLNKIQTLSHGINTIIGEGGEMLSGGQMRRIELCRLLISKPQLVIFDEPSTGLDIATEQIIQQLLFKYFKDTTMIVIAHRDSTISNLSRRLYLEQGEIKADDEDVSVKLQSREEHE, encoded by the coding sequence GTGAAAAAATTAACAGCTTTAGCTTTAAAATATAAAATATATCCAATTTTGATGTTTATTATGAGTATTTGTTTAGGCATTACAGTGATCAGTCAAAATATATTGATTGCTGATTTTTTATCTGCAATGTTAAATCGCCATTATGATGGTCTAATGCATATATTATGTATTATTGTTATCGTACTTATTTTGCGTGCAGTAATTCAACATCTTAATCAACGCATAGGAGATAAACTAGCTTATAAAGTTAAATTACTTTTGAGAAAACAAATGATATCAATACATAATAAGTATCCAATTGGTGAACAAATGGCAATGTTGACTGAAAATATTGATGGTATGGGCCCGTTTTATCGTAGTTATTTACCACAAGTTTTTAAATCGATGATGGTGCCGTTTATTATTATAGTAACCATGTTATTTATACATTTAAATACGGCAATAATCATGATAGTAACTGCACCATTTATACCGTTGTTTTATATTATTTTTGGTCTGAAAACAAGAGATGACTCAAAAGATCAAATGACTTATCTTAATCAGTTTAGTCAGAGATTTTTGAATGTTGCTAAAGGGTTAATAACCTTAAAACTATTTAATAGAACTGAACAAACTGAGCACAATATTTATGAAGATAGTACTAAATTTCGTGATATTACTATGAAAATTTTACGAAGTGCTTTTTTATCTGGCTTAATGTTGGAATTTATTAGTATGTTAGGTATTGGTTTAGTTGCTTTAGAAGCTACGTTAAGTCTTGTAGTTTTTAAAACAATTGATTTTAGAACTGCTGCAATTGCTATTATTTTAGCGCCGGAATTTTATAATGCGATTAAAGATTTAGGTCAAGCATTTCATACTGGTAAACAAAGTGAAGGTTCGAGTGATGTAGTCTTTGAATATATTGCTCAACAACAGCAACTAGAGCAATCACAGACTATTATGAATCCACAACAACAAGCAATCATCTCTTTTAAAAATGTAAGCTTTGCCTATGAATCTCATCATAATGTGTTAAAGCATATTAACTTGGCAGTGTACAAAGGGGACCATATCGCAGTAGTAGGACCCAGCGGTGCAGGAAAAACGACACTTATACAACTGTTAACAGGAAGATTACAACCAACCAATGGTCGAATAAGTTTTCAACATGAATTGACTATTGGTACATTAAGTCAACATCCTCATATTTTTCGTGCATCTATAAAAGATAATATAACAATGTTTCGTCAAATAGAAGATCAGGTTGTTGAGCGAGTCTTAGCAGAAGTTGGTTTATTAAATAAAATACAAACGTTATCTCATGGCATCAATACCATAATTGGCGAAGGTGGAGAAATGTTATCAGGAGGACAAATGAGACGTATTGAACTATGTCGGCTACTGATAAGTAAACCACAATTAGTAATATTTGATGAACCTTCAACAGGTTTAGATATTGCTACAGAACAGATTATACAGCAACTGTTATTCAAATATTTTAAAGATACTACAATGATTGTTATTGCTCACAGAGATAGTACTATAAGTAACTTATCAAGAAGATTATATTTGGAACAAGGTGAAATAAAAGCGGATGATGAAGACGTTTCAGTTAAATTACAGTCGAGGGAGGAACATGAATGA